In Pseudoalteromonas marina, a genomic segment contains:
- the nirB gene encoding nitrite reductase large subunit NirB: MQTAQKILIIGNGMVGHHFVEKMRQSDANANITVLCGEANLAYDRVYLSSVFDGKTANDLALTTLENYQQLNINVFTNQWVEGIDRVNKVVNTQTGDQYPYDKLVLATGSFPFVPPIKGNDQPHCLVYRTLEDLEQIKASAAASKSGVVIGGGLLGLEAANAIKQLGLDTHVVEFAPQLMAVQLDEQGGTLLKNKIEKLGVTVHTSKATSEIVKGETSRFRLNFSDDTYLETDLILFSAGIRPYDQLGKVADLELGERGGIVINNQCQTSDPDILAIGECALWDKKLFGLVAPGYNMARVAASQLSGGELEFLGADMSTKLKLLGVEVGSIGDAHAKTPNCKELIYQDPIRDCYKKIILNETGDKLLGAVLVGDTSDYDTLLQYMLNDMDLPEHPECLILPDSAGAPSLAGSALPDTATICSCHNVSKGDIVGAIDGGSCDLASVKSCTKAASGCGGCAALLKSVVDDELASRGVEVNNHLCEHFAYSRQELLHVVKVESIKTFDDLIAKHGSGHGCEICKPAVASILASTWNDFILEPTHVGLQDTNDTFLANMQKDGSYSVVPRIAGGEITPDKLIVIGQVAKDFNLYCKVTGGQRIDLFGARLEELPVIWERLIEAGFETGHAYGKSLRTVKSCVGSTWCRYGVQDSVGHAIDIENRYKGLRSPHKIKMAVSGCTRECAEAQSKDIGIIATENGWNLYVCGNGGMRPRHADLFATDLDTTTLIKYIDRVLMFYIKTADKLQRTSVWMENLEGGLDYLKSVVIDDSLGICRELEEQMDLVANTYACEWKKTVDNPEATKRFRQFVNSPQTDDNILFVQERNQIRPATDAEKREQQITQNRIAVTEIQEEQADVLA, translated from the coding sequence ATGCAAACCGCGCAAAAAATACTAATAATTGGCAATGGTATGGTCGGACATCATTTTGTAGAAAAAATGCGCCAAAGCGATGCTAACGCAAACATCACTGTTTTGTGTGGTGAAGCAAATTTAGCTTACGACCGTGTTTATTTATCAAGCGTATTTGATGGTAAAACAGCAAACGATTTAGCGCTAACAACTTTAGAAAATTATCAACAACTCAATATTAATGTATTCACTAACCAATGGGTTGAAGGCATAGATAGAGTAAACAAAGTTGTTAATACCCAAACAGGCGATCAATACCCGTACGATAAGCTTGTACTTGCTACGGGCTCGTTCCCGTTTGTGCCGCCAATTAAGGGAAACGATCAACCACATTGTTTGGTTTATCGCACCCTAGAGGATTTAGAGCAAATAAAAGCCAGTGCCGCAGCCAGTAAAAGTGGTGTAGTTATTGGTGGTGGTTTATTGGGACTTGAAGCCGCGAACGCCATTAAACAATTAGGACTTGATACACATGTTGTTGAATTTGCGCCGCAGCTTATGGCTGTCCAGCTAGACGAGCAAGGCGGCACGCTATTAAAAAATAAAATAGAAAAACTGGGTGTGACTGTTCATACATCAAAAGCGACCAGCGAAATAGTTAAAGGTGAAACTAGCCGCTTTAGATTAAACTTTTCAGACGACACTTATTTAGAAACCGACTTAATTTTATTCTCTGCCGGTATTCGTCCTTATGATCAGCTAGGTAAAGTGGCTGATCTAGAGCTTGGGGAGCGTGGCGGTATAGTTATCAATAACCAGTGCCAAACATCAGACCCTGATATTTTGGCTATTGGCGAATGTGCCCTATGGGACAAAAAGTTATTTGGCTTAGTGGCGCCGGGTTACAACATGGCTCGCGTTGCAGCAAGCCAGCTAAGTGGCGGCGAGCTTGAGTTTTTAGGTGCAGATATGAGCACTAAATTAAAACTACTAGGTGTAGAAGTAGGATCTATTGGTGATGCGCATGCAAAAACGCCCAACTGCAAAGAGCTCATTTATCAAGATCCAATTAGAGATTGCTACAAAAAAATTATATTAAATGAAACTGGCGATAAGCTTTTAGGCGCTGTCCTTGTTGGCGATACCAGTGATTACGATACGCTACTTCAATACATGTTAAACGACATGGACTTACCAGAGCACCCTGAATGTTTAATTTTACCAGATAGCGCCGGCGCCCCTTCTCTTGCGGGCAGCGCCCTACCCGATACAGCCACTATTTGTTCGTGTCATAACGTGAGTAAAGGCGACATTGTGGGAGCTATTGATGGTGGCTCATGCGATTTAGCCTCAGTTAAATCATGCACCAAAGCTGCCAGCGGTTGCGGTGGTTGTGCAGCGTTACTTAAATCGGTAGTAGACGACGAACTGGCAAGTCGAGGCGTTGAAGTAAATAATCACCTCTGTGAGCACTTCGCGTATTCGCGTCAAGAATTACTCCATGTGGTTAAAGTAGAAAGCATCAAAACTTTTGATGATTTAATAGCTAAACATGGCAGCGGCCATGGCTGTGAAATATGTAAACCCGCAGTGGCCTCTATTTTAGCCTCAACATGGAACGACTTTATCCTAGAGCCAACACATGTAGGTCTTCAAGATACAAACGACACCTTTCTTGCCAATATGCAAAAAGACGGCTCTTACTCTGTTGTACCGCGTATTGCTGGTGGTGAAATTACACCCGACAAACTCATTGTCATAGGTCAAGTAGCTAAAGACTTTAATCTTTATTGTAAAGTGACTGGCGGACAACGCATCGATTTATTTGGTGCTCGTTTAGAAGAGCTGCCTGTTATTTGGGAAAGACTGATTGAAGCTGGCTTTGAGACAGGTCACGCTTATGGTAAGTCTCTGAGAACGGTTAAGTCGTGCGTAGGAAGTACATGGTGTCGTTATGGCGTACAAGACAGTGTAGGTCATGCCATCGATATCGAAAACCGTTATAAAGGATTGCGCTCTCCTCATAAAATTAAAATGGCAGTGTCAGGTTGTACCCGCGAATGTGCTGAAGCACAAAGTAAAGACATTGGTATCATAGCAACTGAAAATGGCTGGAACTTATACGTGTGTGGTAACGGTGGCATGCGCCCTCGCCATGCAGACTTATTTGCTACCGACTTAGATACAACCACGCTTATAAAATACATTGACCGTGTATTGATGTTTTACATAAAAACCGCCGACAAGTTACAGCGTACTTCAGTATGGATGGAGAACTTAGAGGGCGGCCTTGATTACCTCAAAAGTGTAGTGATTGACGACAGTTTAGGTATTTGCCGAGAGCTTGAAGAACAAATGGATTTGGTAGCGAATACATACGCATGTGAGTGGAAAAAAACAGTAGACAATCCAGAAGCAACAAAACGCTTTCGCCAATTTGTTAATAGCCCACAAACCGATGACAACATTTTGTTTGTGCAAGAACGTAATCAAATTCGCCCAGCCACAGACGCTGAAAAACGCGAACAACAGATAACTCAAAACCGTATTGCGGTAACAGAAATACAAGAGGAGCAAGCTGATGTCTTGGCATAA
- a CDS encoding endonuclease/exonuclease/phosphatase family protein has product MSNIPESNNPHYLVLRIIFICAAVVFILLAFNPLTSFYADVFSSLRIQMLIAALMCGGALMLLKLYKLSAVVFLLCALGLGPILVSFPVTSPVNSEALSIKQINVNYSNKYLSTHLLSLLDESWDVLILQEFSDKNRHLLTQFITTTDMFGYEEVEGIPYGMVVLSRIPMVYKQQVKLDGDKLGYLKLKFMVGNKLLTTFIAHPPSPRSKRHWQNRNTLLAALKLSTQNEKGAWLVAGDLNVVPWSSYFEWQQDQTCFGQHRYSSFMPFKKGHSILTGLPIDHCVISEQVLLQSLVVTDFKGSDHKMLSYKISLK; this is encoded by the coding sequence ATGTCAAATATCCCAGAAAGTAATAATCCGCACTATTTAGTTTTGCGGATTATTTTTATATGTGCAGCAGTCGTATTTATCTTACTCGCGTTTAATCCCTTAACTAGCTTTTATGCCGATGTATTTTCATCTTTACGAATACAGATGTTAATTGCGGCGTTGATGTGCGGGGGCGCACTTATGTTGTTAAAACTGTACAAATTATCTGCAGTGGTGTTCCTACTTTGCGCGCTGGGGCTAGGCCCTATTTTGGTGTCTTTTCCTGTAACATCGCCTGTTAATTCAGAGGCTTTATCAATCAAGCAAATTAATGTTAATTATAGTAATAAATACCTTTCAACACATTTACTGAGTTTGCTTGATGAAAGTTGGGATGTGCTTATTTTACAAGAGTTTAGTGACAAAAATCGCCACCTGTTAACTCAATTTATAACCACTACCGACATGTTTGGCTATGAGGAGGTTGAAGGAATACCCTATGGTATGGTTGTTTTATCGCGAATACCTATGGTTTATAAGCAACAAGTTAAATTAGATGGCGATAAGTTAGGGTATTTAAAACTAAAGTTTATGGTGGGTAATAAGCTGTTGACCACGTTTATTGCGCACCCACCTTCACCGCGCTCTAAACGTCATTGGCAAAATAGAAATACGCTATTAGCGGCTTTAAAGCTTTCAACACAAAATGAAAAGGGCGCATGGCTCGTTGCAGGGGATTTAAATGTAGTACCTTGGTCTTCATATTTTGAGTGGCAGCAAGATCAAACTTGCTTTGGGCAACATCGATACTCAAGCTTTATGCCTTTTAAAAAAGGACACTCTATTTTGACTGGCTTACCTATTGATCACTGTGTAATTAGCGAACAAGTTTTATTACAAAGCCTAGTGGTCACGGACTTTAAAGGCAGTGATCACAAAATGTTAAGCTATAAAATAAGTCTAAAATAA
- a CDS encoding glycosyltransferase family 2 protein has protein sequence MSIQVSVIIPNFNCKQYLAKAISSVVRQHNIECEILIIDDGSTDGSVEWLNKLQQSLPNMRVIKQQNCGVVSVRNKAIELAKGDYIAFLDADDYWTEDKLFNQVTYMQNNRDCVLSFTNYMHVNEQYEPIIDCFSYWPEFTKFINWNTEGYQNLKSPMDLLLFANVIGTSSVVVKKSAICYVGKFDQSLNSASDWDCWLKLARIGNVAFSNQVSMGYLMRAGSITANRQNRLTAMQIIIDRCKNDIGVVSRFKAKARMLECYSEYYREIGYKFKAFCLATAAFLLFPHRRNLQHLVHDIKQSIK, from the coding sequence ATGAGTATTCAGGTAAGCGTTATTATTCCTAACTTTAACTGTAAGCAGTATTTGGCAAAGGCTATTTCAAGCGTTGTTAGGCAGCATAATATTGAGTGTGAAATACTTATTATTGATGATGGGTCAACTGATGGAAGCGTTGAATGGTTAAATAAGTTACAACAATCACTTCCTAATATGCGTGTTATAAAGCAGCAAAACTGCGGGGTTGTTAGTGTCAGAAATAAAGCCATTGAACTTGCCAAAGGCGACTATATTGCTTTTTTAGATGCTGACGATTACTGGACTGAAGATAAATTATTTAACCAGGTTACCTACATGCAAAATAATCGTGATTGTGTGCTGAGCTTTACCAATTACATGCATGTTAATGAGCAGTACGAACCCATTATTGATTGTTTTTCCTATTGGCCTGAGTTTACAAAATTTATTAATTGGAACACTGAGGGTTACCAAAACCTTAAATCACCAATGGATTTACTGCTGTTTGCAAACGTTATAGGTACCTCGTCTGTTGTGGTGAAAAAATCAGCCATTTGTTATGTAGGTAAGTTTGATCAATCACTCAATAGCGCAAGCGATTGGGATTGTTGGCTTAAATTAGCACGTATTGGTAATGTGGCTTTTTCGAATCAGGTATCAATGGGCTATTTAATGAGAGCAGGCTCTATTACTGCCAACAGACAAAACCGTTTAACTGCGATGCAAATAATAATAGATCGCTGTAAAAACGATATTGGCGTGGTTTCTAGGTTTAAAGCCAAAGCCAGAATGCTCGAATGTTATAGCGAATACTACCGAGAAATAGGTTATAAGTTTAAAGCTTTTTGCTTAGCCACTGCTGCATTCTTATTGTTTCCCCATAGGCGAAATCTTCAACACTTAGTACATGACATAAAACAGTCTATTAAATAA
- a CDS encoding LruC domain-containing protein, with product MKLNKLATACLVIFPCAVLSQPFESCPSQAFLMQDANAQLYGIDLVSAKPTVLASQLTFANELNTNSVNAVGFNYKDQYMYGYSKQTPGSVVQLGSNYEMKRLNVQGLPATNFYVGDIQVVGEGNDQRATYYVYHPNFGLYGINLDGDLDASITASLLTNTNTWKLSIYDFAFHPTSNLLYAVEPNGNLYEIDIAANTHTLITQVDVGDDTGAFGAAYFDVKGQFYFSNNKSGKIHKVDLSVSPVVGYTPVANVFTSGPKSSQNDGARCAIAEVKVTDSSIDFGDAPAPYNTSLEQSGARHLFDPNSTGSDLIYLGSSVGGENINTNADLLLSPIDDSDDGVSFVTAISAGQDSQIIVNASTSGFLYAWFDWDQNGRFTEDERTVTKRAINEGDNSILITVPSNTKAGQTWARFRVTDGTEASLITATGGVLGGEVEDYEITTYASAVYPGENDWVTLAFEDRWPFAGDYDFNDLVLNYRTTQLMEGSNVVGYKIDGQLIGIGATYHNGFAVRLKETVNNTTHTILRDEVDEDAISFIIDGQPQTVSPLEAGRNEAILIFMQDTWAHVSKESGCSYFRTEDNCDENVKVTFSMSIPLKEPKAKSASPGTLLDPFIFATNGFYHGDFLVGKNARGWEVHIKNQAPTEAFDTSLYSVTNADDASVQSNGLYFLNENGLPWAMEVGMQWLHPLEGVDITDAYGSFADFAQSSGKQKPTWFYDYSISNVVVRGEQ from the coding sequence ATGAAACTAAATAAACTTGCAACAGCATGCTTAGTTATATTTCCATGCGCTGTGCTCAGTCAACCATTCGAGTCGTGCCCCAGCCAGGCATTTTTAATGCAAGATGCTAACGCGCAACTATACGGAATAGATTTAGTTTCAGCTAAACCTACCGTTTTAGCATCGCAGCTAACGTTCGCTAACGAATTAAATACTAACAGCGTTAATGCAGTTGGTTTTAATTATAAAGATCAATACATGTACGGTTACAGTAAGCAAACGCCTGGTAGCGTAGTGCAGCTTGGCAGCAACTACGAAATGAAGCGGCTAAACGTACAAGGTTTACCTGCCACTAATTTTTACGTCGGTGATATACAAGTTGTAGGTGAGGGCAATGACCAACGAGCTACCTATTATGTTTATCATCCTAACTTTGGCCTATATGGTATTAATTTAGATGGTGACTTAGATGCATCTATTACGGCAAGTTTGTTAACCAATACAAACACTTGGAAATTATCTATTTATGACTTTGCCTTTCACCCAACTAGTAACCTTTTATATGCGGTTGAGCCAAATGGCAATTTATACGAAATAGATATTGCAGCAAATACCCATACGTTAATTACTCAAGTTGATGTAGGCGATGATACTGGCGCATTTGGCGCGGCTTATTTTGATGTGAAGGGCCAGTTTTATTTTAGTAACAATAAAAGCGGTAAAATCCATAAAGTTGATTTAAGTGTTAGCCCAGTCGTTGGCTACACCCCGGTGGCAAATGTGTTTACATCGGGGCCTAAATCAAGTCAAAACGACGGTGCGCGCTGTGCCATTGCCGAAGTAAAAGTAACTGATAGCTCAATTGATTTTGGTGACGCGCCAGCGCCTTACAACACAAGCCTTGAGCAAAGTGGCGCAAGGCATTTATTTGACCCTAATAGTACCGGCTCAGATTTAATTTATTTGGGAAGCTCGGTGGGTGGTGAAAACATTAATACCAATGCCGATTTACTATTGTCTCCTATTGACGATTCAGACGATGGCGTAAGTTTTGTAACGGCGATTTCGGCAGGGCAAGACTCGCAAATTATTGTTAACGCGTCTACTTCTGGCTTTTTATATGCGTGGTTTGATTGGGACCAAAATGGCCGTTTTACTGAAGACGAAAGAACAGTAACTAAACGTGCCATAAATGAAGGCGATAACAGCATCTTAATCACGGTGCCAAGTAACACTAAAGCGGGCCAAACATGGGCTCGATTCAGAGTCACCGATGGCACAGAGGCGTCGCTGATCACGGCAACAGGCGGTGTGCTGGGCGGCGAAGTAGAAGATTACGAAATTACCACTTATGCAAGCGCTGTTTACCCTGGCGAAAATGATTGGGTAACCCTTGCATTTGAGGATAGATGGCCGTTTGCAGGTGATTACGATTTTAATGATCTAGTACTCAATTACAGAACCACACAGCTTATGGAAGGGAGTAATGTGGTTGGCTATAAAATTGATGGTCAACTAATTGGTATTGGAGCCACATACCATAATGGCTTTGCTGTGAGATTAAAAGAAACCGTCAATAATACCACTCACACTATTTTACGAGATGAAGTAGATGAAGATGCAATTAGCTTTATTATTGACGGGCAACCGCAAACAGTGAGTCCTTTGGAGGCAGGTAGAAACGAAGCTATCCTCATTTTCATGCAAGATACTTGGGCCCACGTTTCAAAAGAGTCGGGCTGTAGTTACTTTAGAACAGAAGATAATTGCGATGAAAACGTTAAAGTTACCTTTAGCATGAGTATTCCTTTAAAAGAACCAAAAGCGAAAAGTGCATCTCCCGGTACGCTACTTGACCCGTTTATTTTTGCAACTAATGGCTTTTACCACGGTGATTTTTTAGTCGGTAAAAACGCCCGAGGATGGGAAGTACACATTAAAAACCAGGCACCAACTGAAGCATTTGATACATCACTCTACAGCGTTACAAACGCAGATGATGCCAGCGTACAAAGTAATGGTTTGTATTTTCTTAACGAAAACGGTTTACCGTGGGCAATGGAGGTCGGTATGCAATGGCTGCATCCCCTTGAAGGGGTAGATATAACCGACGCTTACGGTAGTTTTGCTGACTTTGCTCAATCATCGGGTAAACAAAAGCCAACGTGGTTTTACGATTACAGTATTAGTAATGTTGTTGTAAGAGGGGAACAGTAA